In a genomic window of Candidatus Chazhemtobacterium aquaticus:
- the ruvB gene encoding Holliday junction branch migration DNA helicase RuvB, giving the protein MVEDKVVVAAEEVEKGNNLRAESWDEFVGQEKLRQSLDIAIKAAKNRKEPLEHILFYGPPGLGKTTLAHLVAKSMGVSIRVTSGPAIERAADLASILSNLQEGDVLFIDEIHRLNKTVEETLYPAMEDYVLDVILGKGPTARSLRLELAKFTLIGATTRVGLLAAPLRDRFGVIHRLSFYDDEELKNIVANAANKLEFKLDDQGCLEVAKRSRRTARVALKLLRRVRDYVEVHGVKQADREMVLKALKLLEVDELGLDEIDRKLLKAVIEKHGGGPVGVETLAALINEDVMTIKDVYEPFLMQIGLLKRTSRGRMVTEESYRHLGMKIKRVK; this is encoded by the coding sequence ATGGTAGAAGATAAAGTGGTGGTGGCAGCTGAGGAGGTAGAGAAAGGTAATAATCTGCGAGCCGAGTCGTGGGATGAGTTTGTGGGTCAGGAAAAACTAAGACAGTCTTTAGATATCGCTATTAAGGCAGCTAAAAACCGCAAGGAACCATTGGAACACATTTTATTTTATGGCCCCCCTGGTTTAGGTAAGACAACACTGGCTCATTTGGTAGCTAAGTCGATGGGAGTGAGTATTAGAGTAACCTCAGGTCCGGCGATTGAACGAGCGGCAGATCTGGCATCAATTTTGTCTAACTTGCAGGAGGGTGATGTGTTGTTTATTGATGAGATTCATAGATTAAACAAGACGGTGGAGGAAACACTGTATCCGGCGATGGAGGACTATGTGCTGGATGTAATTTTGGGTAAGGGTCCAACGGCAAGGTCGTTGCGTTTGGAACTGGCTAAGTTCACTTTGATAGGAGCCACTACCAGAGTGGGGTTGTTGGCGGCTCCACTACGAGATCGGTTTGGAGTGATTCATCGGTTAAGTTTTTATGATGATGAAGAGCTTAAAAATATAGTTGCCAATGCGGCTAACAAGTTGGAGTTTAAATTGGATGATCAAGGATGCCTTGAGGTGGCCAAAAGGTCAAGAAGGACGGCTAGAGTGGCTCTAAAGCTACTTAGAAGAGTAAGAGACTACGTTGAGGTACATGGTGTAAAACAGGCAGATCGGGAGATGGTTTTGAAGGCCTTGAAACTACTTGAGGTAGATGAGTTGGGGTTGGATGAGATTGACCGAAAATTGCTTAAGGCAGTAATTGAGAAACATGGTGGTGGACCAGTTGGTGTGGAGACCTTGGCAGCGTTGATAAACGAGGATGTGATGACGATTAAGGATGTGTATGAGCCTTTTTTGATGCAGATTGGCTTGTTGAAGCGAACTAGCCGGGGAAGGATGGTTACCGAGGAAAGCTATCGGCATTTAGGAATGAAGATAAAAAGGGTAAAATAG
- a CDS encoding phosphomannomutase/phosphoglucomutase translates to MPVEREIFRDNDIRGIYPEQLDEGVMYRLALVLSEMYHPKLVSVGRDMRLSGPWLSRALIDGFVRAGVKVFDLGMITTPMNYFAAKELKVDLACIVSSSHNPKEYNGLIIAKDKGRATEKSDLEQLAKGMMGEIHLKEKVKGKVVSKQIMNRWMDHVFSLVNPRAIRPMKVVFDAGNSVAGIELVEALNRLPQIKAVKMFFEPDGSFPNHLPNPLLSATLKGLSKRVREEKADCGFSYDGDADRVIMVDEKGRVVEGSLMTAYLAKYLLEHRKYTTRPKMLYTSVMSQIVPKKISEYGGTPLLAPVGHSLIKAMMRKNRAIFAGEHSGHFYFKENNYNDSALVGTLILLMAISSDDRPVSKQVEEFRIYEKAEEMSVKVDDRDRFIEMVLQVITSDQSSLGKPKQIRRTDGITVEYGDFWFNLRPSGTEPVVRFNIEAYEVGKLERRRGQVLSMLKKLGGHV, encoded by the coding sequence ATGCCAGTAGAAAGAGAGATATTTAGGGACAATGATATAAGGGGGATATATCCTGAGCAGCTTGATGAAGGAGTGATGTACAGGTTGGCGCTGGTTTTAAGTGAGATGTATCATCCAAAATTGGTATCTGTGGGGAGAGATATGAGATTGTCTGGACCGTGGTTGAGTAGGGCTTTGATAGATGGTTTTGTGAGGGCTGGAGTTAAGGTGTTTGATCTGGGGATGATCACCACACCAATGAACTATTTTGCTGCTAAGGAACTAAAAGTAGATTTGGCTTGTATTGTGTCTTCATCTCACAATCCAAAAGAGTACAACGGGTTAATCATTGCTAAAGACAAGGGAAGAGCTACCGAGAAGAGTGATTTGGAGCAATTGGCTAAGGGGATGATGGGTGAGATACACCTTAAGGAGAAGGTTAAGGGCAAGGTGGTGAGTAAACAGATTATGAATAGGTGGATGGATCATGTTTTTTCATTGGTTAACCCAAGAGCGATAAGACCAATGAAGGTGGTGTTTGATGCTGGTAACAGTGTTGCGGGGATAGAGTTGGTGGAGGCATTAAATCGTTTGCCACAGATTAAAGCGGTGAAGATGTTTTTTGAGCCCGATGGCAGTTTCCCCAATCACTTACCCAACCCTTTGTTATCAGCCACGCTGAAGGGATTGTCAAAACGGGTGAGAGAGGAGAAGGCTGACTGCGGTTTTTCTTATGATGGGGATGCAGACAGAGTGATTATGGTAGATGAGAAAGGGAGAGTCGTTGAGGGATCTTTGATGACCGCCTACTTAGCTAAGTATTTATTGGAACATAGAAAATATACAACTAGACCTAAGATGTTGTATACCAGCGTGATGAGCCAGATTGTGCCTAAAAAGATATCAGAGTATGGAGGAACTCCTTTACTGGCACCAGTAGGCCACTCGTTGATTAAGGCAATGATGAGAAAGAATCGAGCTATATTTGCCGGGGAACACTCAGGACATTTTTACTTTAAGGAGAATAACTATAACGACTCGGCATTGGTTGGCACATTGATATTGCTGATGGCTATTTCCAGTGATGATCGACCAGTAAGTAAGCAGGTGGAGGAGTTTCGTATTTATGAAAAGGCAGAGGAGATGTCAGTAAAAGTGGATGATAGGGACAGATTTATAGAGATGGTGCTTCAGGTGATAACTTCCGATCAATCAAGCTTGGGTAAACCAAAGCAGATAAGAAGAACGGATGGAATTACAGTAGAGTATGGAGATTTTTGGTTTAACCTGCGTCCTTCTGGAACCGAACCAGTGGTAAGATTTAACATAGAAGCATACGAAGTTGGTAAACTGGAGAGACGAAGAGGACAGGTACTTTCAATGTTAAAAAAATTAGGCGGCCATGTTTAA
- a CDS encoding SIS domain-containing protein yields the protein MFKHKLDQESSYKLDSSRVYDSVLTLPQQIGGLWEGLTELKIGKACRLVDNLVVVGMGGSALGARVVKSMCNDKLMLPLEIVNNYHLPAYVDERSLVILSSYSGGTEEVLHAAKEAEARKSCVVVIAGGGSLVEVAEKNNWPVLKLNEEYNPSKQPRMAIGMNVMAVLMVLSRCGHVEIESELVTQVLANLRSQQQILGKDRPFKENPAKRLAEIVEEKAVIMIGAEHLTGAIHVFKNQLNENAKTFAARFDLPELNHHLLEGLSFPKELRKVFHFVIFDSELYDPVISKRLLLTEEVITKQGYGVTRIKAETSGALAQVWETIAFGGFVSFYLALLHKIDPAPIPWVDYFKSKLK from the coding sequence ATGTTTAAACATAAACTAGATCAAGAAAGCAGTTACAAACTGGATAGCAGTCGGGTGTATGACTCGGTGTTGACACTGCCTCAGCAAATTGGTGGGTTGTGGGAGGGCTTAACGGAGTTAAAAATAGGCAAGGCGTGTAGGCTGGTTGATAACTTGGTAGTTGTGGGTATGGGCGGATCAGCTTTGGGAGCTAGAGTGGTTAAGAGTATGTGCAATGATAAGCTGATGTTGCCACTTGAGATTGTAAATAACTACCATTTGCCTGCTTATGTAGATGAAAGAAGTTTGGTGATCTTATCAAGCTATTCTGGTGGTACGGAGGAGGTACTTCATGCAGCCAAGGAAGCTGAGGCCAGAAAGTCCTGTGTGGTAGTGATTGCTGGAGGGGGTAGTTTGGTGGAGGTGGCAGAGAAAAATAACTGGCCGGTTTTGAAACTGAATGAGGAATATAACCCGAGTAAACAGCCAAGGATGGCCATTGGGATGAACGTGATGGCGGTGTTAATGGTGTTGTCTCGTTGTGGTCACGTTGAGATTGAGTCTGAGTTGGTAACTCAGGTATTGGCCAACTTGCGCAGCCAGCAACAGATCTTGGGTAAGGATAGGCCGTTTAAAGAAAATCCAGCTAAACGGTTAGCCGAGATAGTAGAGGAAAAGGCGGTGATTATGATTGGAGCCGAGCACTTGACCGGTGCGATTCATGTATTTAAAAACCAATTAAATGAGAATGCGAAGACCTTTGCGGCTAGGTTTGATTTACCAGAGTTAAACCATCATTTACTTGAAGGTTTAAGTTTCCCTAAGGAGTTAAGAAAAGTATTTCATTTCGTGATATTTGATAGTGAGCTGTATGACCCGGTAATCAGTAAGCGTCTGCTTTTAACTGAGGAGGTAATCACTAAACAAGGATATGGGGTGACTAGGATTAAGGCCGAGACAAGTGGGGCGCTGGCTCAGGTGTGGGAGACGATAGCTTTTGGTGGATTTGTCTCCTTTTATTTAGCTTTACTTCATAAGATTGATCCAGCGCCGATTCCCTGGGTAGATTATTTCAAGAGTAAATTAAAGTAA
- a CDS encoding cupin domain-containing protein, which yields MPGFHTHLEDETVNNQNFRKVLFTANNTQLVVMSLEPGQDIGMEIHPDNDQFFRVDQGEGKAIINDQEFILQDGDAIIIPAGAEHNIINTSQEAYLKLYTLYSPPHHPDGTIHPTKADAIAAEEAEGH from the coding sequence ATGCCAGGTTTTCACACCCATCTCGAAGACGAGACCGTCAACAATCAAAACTTTAGAAAAGTTCTTTTCACCGCGAATAATACTCAGCTAGTCGTCATGAGCCTAGAACCAGGTCAGGACATTGGCATGGAGATCCATCCTGACAATGATCAGTTCTTCAGAGTTGACCAAGGAGAAGGTAAAGCCATCATCAATGACCAGGAGTTTATCCTCCAAGATGGTGATGCCATCATTATCCCAGCAGGAGCAGAACACAACATCATCAATACTTCACAGGAAGCATATCTCAAGCTCTACACCCTCTACTCACCTCCTCATCACCCCGATGGCACCATTCACCCCACTAAGGCAGATGCCATTGCTGCCGAGGAAGCCGAGGGTCACTAA
- a CDS encoding DUF192 domain-containing protein, with amino-acid sequence MKRFFVVLVTFFALIAGGGGRVIAVEDPNLTANNKIGIHVLDPNEVMEAAKLVNGDTGAWGYVTVPIQATDRNREKWIRFMRQAAENRVIPIVRVATVVSGLHWDEPNNYDLVDFANFLNDLPWPTKNRYVVIFNEVNRADEYGGYVSPEKYADTLMNAMTIFKERSADFFILPAGMDNAAASNGESLHWRSYWERMVARQPEILEKIDGWTSHAYPNPGFRGRPTDRTDRSIASFRFELDFVSRRTDRDLPVFITETGWDMSVVDERVAASYLKTAHDQVWNDPRIVAITPFLLRAGAGPFVGFSFLDMNGQPREVYQVWRSLAVKGEPVLNQEVLEEIKQGGVVSETKDSSESIFERFELVDWEGVWLWLARILGLNRDRVAHEEMVEIGGRKYWVEVADTNDERIRGLSGRSRLKDNEGMLFVFENKDRYAFWMKEMRFDIYIVWISSGKVVGIDNASYATPYKRIWPNEEVDMVLEVVDVEGIKIGDEIKRFEVRDEVDLEAKID; translated from the coding sequence ATGAAGCGCTTTTTTGTAGTTTTAGTTACATTTTTTGCTCTGATTGCCGGTGGGGGTGGAAGGGTAATTGCGGTTGAGGACCCAAACCTGACAGCTAACAACAAAATCGGCATTCATGTACTGGATCCTAATGAGGTAATGGAGGCGGCCAAGCTAGTTAATGGTGATACTGGCGCATGGGGATATGTGACGGTACCGATTCAGGCAACTGATAGAAACAGAGAGAAGTGGATAAGGTTTATGAGACAGGCGGCTGAGAATAGGGTGATACCAATTGTAAGGGTAGCTACGGTGGTGTCGGGCTTGCATTGGGATGAGCCTAATAACTATGATCTGGTTGATTTTGCTAACTTTTTGAACGACTTGCCGTGGCCGACTAAGAACCGATACGTGGTGATCTTTAATGAAGTGAATCGGGCTGATGAGTATGGCGGATACGTTTCCCCTGAGAAATATGCCGATACTCTAATGAACGCAATGACCATATTTAAGGAGAGGTCTGCTGACTTCTTCATTCTGCCAGCGGGTATGGATAACGCGGCGGCGTCAAACGGGGAGAGTCTACATTGGCGAAGCTACTGGGAGAGAATGGTTGCTCGTCAGCCTGAGATTCTGGAGAAAATAGATGGTTGGACTAGTCATGCATATCCTAATCCTGGCTTTAGGGGTAGGCCGACTGACCGAACTGACCGATCGATAGCAAGTTTCCGCTTTGAGCTTGATTTTGTGTCAAGAAGGACAGATCGAGATTTGCCCGTGTTTATTACCGAGACTGGATGGGATATGAGTGTTGTGGATGAACGAGTTGCTGCTTCATACTTGAAGACGGCGCATGACCAGGTGTGGAATGACCCACGGATCGTGGCGATTACTCCATTTTTACTGAGAGCTGGTGCCGGTCCGTTTGTAGGTTTTTCTTTCCTTGATATGAATGGCCAGCCCAGAGAGGTGTATCAGGTGTGGAGGAGCTTGGCGGTTAAGGGTGAACCTGTGCTTAATCAAGAAGTGTTAGAGGAAATAAAACAGGGAGGAGTGGTGAGTGAGACTAAGGATAGTAGTGAGTCAATTTTTGAGAGATTTGAGTTAGTTGATTGGGAGGGTGTCTGGTTGTGGTTGGCAAGGATATTGGGACTTAACAGAGATAGAGTGGCTCACGAAGAGATGGTGGAGATTGGGGGAAGAAAGTACTGGGTTGAGGTGGCTGACACTAATGATGAAAGGATTAGAGGACTGTCTGGGCGAAGCAGACTGAAGGATAATGAGGGGATGCTGTTTGTGTTTGAGAACAAGGATAGATATGCCTTCTGGATGAAGGAGATGAGATTTGACATATATATAGTGTGGATCTCGTCCGGGAAGGTAGTGGGGATAGATAACGCAAGTTATGCAACGCCGTATAAACGAATCTGGCCGAATGAGGAGGTGGATATGGTGCTTGAGGTAGTTGATGTTGAGGGAATCAAGATTGGTGATGAGATAAAACGATTTGAGGTCAGGGATGAGGTTGATTTGGAGGCAAAAATTGATTAG
- the rplS gene encoding 50S ribosomal protein L19, with product MANILNWRDQVKFGSGDTIRVHQTVREGNKTRIQIFEGLVVRIKGHGGLKSFTVRKIAAGGIGVERIFPEESPTVTKVEVTKRGQVRRAHLGYLRGREGKRATKVKDSFVKGVSQNIEEQVVVKEEMTSEEELIARRAAKAAKEQRLAKKADQAGKEKKKADKKKKIQRKEKVFVR from the coding sequence ATGGCAAACATATTAAATTGGAGAGATCAAGTTAAATTTGGTTCAGGCGATACTATCAGAGTTCACCAGACCGTTAGAGAAGGTAACAAGACCAGAATTCAGATTTTTGAAGGGTTGGTAGTTCGCATCAAGGGTCATGGTGGCTTAAAGTCATTTACAGTGAGAAAGATCGCAGCAGGTGGTATTGGGGTTGAGAGAATTTTTCCTGAGGAGTCCCCTACCGTAACCAAGGTAGAGGTAACCAAGAGAGGTCAGGTCAGACGAGCTCACTTGGGATACTTGAGAGGTAGAGAAGGTAAGAGAGCAACCAAAGTTAAAGATAGCTTTGTTAAGGGTGTATCACAGAATATAGAGGAACAGGTAGTGGTTAAGGAAGAGATGACCAGCGAAGAGGAACTAATTGCTAGAAGAGCAGCTAAGGCGGCTAAGGAACAAAGACTAGCCAAGAAGGCTGATCAGGCTGGTAAAGAGAAGAAAAAAGCTGACAAGAAGAAGAAAATTCAACGCAAGGAGAAGGTTTTCGTCAGGTAA
- the ruvC gene encoding crossover junction endodeoxyribonuclease RuvC, with the protein MRILGIDPGTGRTGWGVLDKNGGKERMVAYGCFETKANSELVERLELIYKRIGELIDEYKPDEVAVEDLFFATNAKTAMSVGQARGVVLLAGRHKKLPIYSYTPLQVKSAVTGYGKADKKQVELMVVRILGLKETPKPDDAADALAVALTHGSVNSRLKA; encoded by the coding sequence ATGAGGATACTAGGAATTGATCCGGGAACAGGTAGAACTGGTTGGGGGGTGCTGGATAAGAATGGTGGGAAGGAGAGGATGGTGGCTTATGGCTGTTTTGAGACTAAGGCTAACAGTGAGTTGGTGGAGAGACTGGAATTGATATATAAACGAATCGGTGAGCTGATTGATGAGTACAAGCCGGATGAAGTGGCGGTCGAGGATTTATTCTTTGCTACCAATGCCAAGACGGCTATGAGTGTGGGTCAGGCTAGAGGTGTAGTGTTGTTGGCTGGCAGGCACAAGAAATTGCCTATTTATAGTTACACTCCCCTACAGGTGAAGTCAGCGGTAACTGGATATGGTAAGGCTGACAAAAAACAGGTTGAGTTAATGGTAGTTAGAATCTTGGGCCTTAAGGAGACACCCAAACCTGATGACGCAGCTGATGCCTTAGCAGTGGCTTTGACACACGGATCGGTAAATAGCAGATTAAAGGCATAG
- the ruvA gene encoding Holliday junction branch migration protein RuvA gives MIGLLKGKVIRKETGKIIVEVNGVGYEVNVNARLNNKLVLDEQVVLDIYTHVREEVLALYGFADQEEKQLFEKLISVSGIGPKMAMTVMESGSKSEIVEAIRNGNVSFFTAVPGIGTKGAQRLIVDLKSKLGGDEKLDLADYPNQADALKGLVALGLTKAEAVESLKKIDGRLSAEEQIRLALRDGRR, from the coding sequence ATGATTGGATTGTTAAAAGGTAAGGTAATCAGGAAAGAGACAGGTAAGATAATCGTTGAGGTGAATGGGGTGGGTTATGAGGTTAATGTAAATGCAAGATTAAACAACAAACTGGTCTTGGATGAGCAAGTTGTTTTAGATATTTACACTCATGTAAGAGAAGAGGTCTTGGCCCTGTACGGTTTTGCCGACCAAGAGGAGAAACAACTCTTTGAGAAACTCATCTCGGTAAGTGGGATCGGCCCTAAAATGGCTATGACAGTGATGGAGTCTGGGAGTAAAAGTGAGATCGTTGAGGCTATCAGAAACGGTAATGTTAGTTTTTTTACAGCTGTACCCGGCATTGGAACTAAGGGAGCACAAAGGCTGATTGTTGATCTTAAGAGTAAGTTGGGCGGGGATGAGAAACTTGATTTAGCGGATTATCCAAATCAAGCTGACGCTTTGAAAGGTCTGGTGGCCTTGGGGTTAACTAAGGCGGAAGCAGTTGAGAGTTTGAAGAAAATAGACGGCCGGTTATCGGCTGAGGAACAAATTAGATTGGCTTTGCGAGATGGTAGAAGATAA
- a CDS encoding DEAD/DEAH box helicase codes for MYQQRNSFRSGSRGRHNRSNSNRSFGHNRSGRGRFQPKQLDPRLFIKPADAVQSEVAPVTSTFSDFKLPKQLVTNLSSMGFDTPTPIQDQALTPILNGHDLIGLADTGTGKTIAFVLPILAKLIKDPAQNALIIAPTRELAVQIKDDIKALSNGLPIKTVLLIGGTGIYRQIQELKRNPHIFIGTPGRLKDLHERGSLNLNNTHTIVLDEMDRMLDMGFVKDITKLLSFLPKERQTLLFSTTIDDRVEGIAHTFMNNPLKISVKTGATAQNVDQDVVHLSGSDKISVLKELLKQQRFQKVLIFGRTKYGVEKLSVTLSQNGFSVGAIHGNKRQSQRQRVLTDFKTDRINILVATDVAARGIDVKDITHVINYDQPDTYADYIHRIGRTGRAGKTGQALTFVE; via the coding sequence ATGTATCAACAGCGAAATAGTTTTCGTTCTGGCTCTCGTGGCCGTCATAATCGATCTAACTCGAATCGTTCTTTTGGGCATAATCGATCTGGCCGTGGCCGCTTTCAGCCAAAGCAGTTAGATCCTCGTCTCTTCATAAAACCAGCTGATGCTGTTCAAAGTGAAGTGGCCCCCGTCACCAGTACCTTTAGTGACTTCAAGCTACCCAAACAGCTAGTCACCAATCTATCCAGTATGGGTTTTGACACTCCAACACCCATCCAGGATCAAGCCTTAACCCCCATCCTTAATGGCCATGATCTAATTGGTTTAGCTGATACCGGTACTGGCAAAACTATAGCTTTTGTTCTCCCCATTCTGGCTAAATTAATAAAAGACCCTGCTCAAAATGCTCTAATCATTGCTCCCACTAGAGAGCTAGCTGTCCAGATCAAAGATGATATTAAAGCGCTTAGTAATGGTCTTCCCATCAAAACTGTCCTGTTAATTGGTGGTACTGGCATCTATCGTCAGATCCAAGAGCTTAAGCGCAATCCTCACATCTTCATCGGCACCCCAGGCAGACTCAAAGACCTGCATGAACGTGGTTCACTCAATCTAAACAACACTCATACAATCGTACTAGATGAGATGGACCGCATGCTGGATATGGGATTTGTCAAAGACATAACCAAGTTGTTAAGTTTCTTACCCAAAGAGCGCCAGACCTTGCTCTTCTCCACCACCATAGATGATCGAGTAGAGGGTATAGCTCATACTTTCATGAACAATCCGCTAAAAATCTCGGTCAAAACTGGTGCTACAGCTCAGAATGTAGATCAGGATGTTGTTCATCTCTCTGGTTCAGACAAGATAAGTGTCCTAAAGGAATTGCTTAAACAACAGCGATTCCAGAAAGTCTTGATCTTTGGCCGTACCAAATACGGAGTAGAGAAGTTAAGTGTCACTCTATCTCAAAACGGCTTTTCAGTTGGAGCTATTCACGGTAACAAAAGGCAGTCTCAACGCCAAAGGGTTCTCACCGACTTCAAAACCGATCGAATCAACATTCTAGTTGCCACCGATGTTGCAGCCAGAGGTATTGATGTTAAAGACATCACCCATGTCATCAACTACGACCAACCTGATACCTACGCAGACTATATCCATCGTATTGGCAGAACTGGAAGAGCGGGAAAGACTGGACAAGCACTAACTTTTGTTGAGTAA
- a CDS encoding putative metallopeptidase, whose product MKLERARDLDERIREVVERLNMEHIKPDQVVAFRSTGATARARARIYAMPRIWQEALEVKPHYCIEFLSQHFDHLSEDDQWRVIIHELMHIPKTFSGALVPHIGKGRRHQVTHQTVEMMFKRLKR is encoded by the coding sequence ATGAAGTTAGAAAGAGCGCGTGATCTTGATGAGAGGATAAGGGAGGTGGTGGAAAGGCTTAATATGGAGCATATTAAGCCAGATCAGGTAGTGGCTTTTAGATCTACAGGCGCAACAGCTAGAGCTAGAGCAAGGATTTACGCCATGCCTCGAATTTGGCAGGAAGCTTTGGAGGTTAAGCCACATTACTGTATTGAGTTTTTAAGCCAGCATTTTGACCACTTAAGTGAGGATGATCAATGGCGGGTGATTATTCACGAGTTGATGCATATCCCCAAGACATTTTCAGGAGCCTTGGTACCCCATATTGGTAAGGGCAGACGCCATCAGGTAACCCATCAGACCGTAGAAATGATGTTTAAAAGACTAAAGAGATGA
- a CDS encoding alpha/beta fold hydrolase has protein sequence MAIKLNHQLNIIKDSPASFIFLHGLGGNLKAWNPIVSELNQLGYTTLSFDLPGHGDSPNTFSLSDYTQTSIVHQVHQVVAKYKLTNPILVGHCYGGFSALTYAHLYPKDVKRLVLISTTYKLFTPKHSLNSRFIKMVILSLLKNLVPSRHQSYIRDWDLIRLFREIIKTTPLGYSLSVLGALSFNATKYLANISCPTHVIHGVGDSVIPYTLAKELAQKIPKSSLILVPQANHIIVINQPQTIAKLLRKVGQSIKQTGI, from the coding sequence ATGGCTATCAAGCTCAACCACCAACTAAATATCATTAAGGACTCACCTGCTAGTTTCATATTCCTTCACGGGTTAGGTGGCAATCTCAAGGCGTGGAATCCCATAGTCAGTGAGTTAAATCAACTGGGATATACCACTCTAAGCTTTGATCTTCCAGGACATGGCGATTCTCCAAATACTTTCTCACTTTCCGACTACACCCAAACAAGCATTGTCCATCAAGTTCACCAGGTTGTTGCCAAATACAAGCTAACCAACCCCATCCTAGTAGGGCACTGTTATGGTGGCTTCTCCGCCCTGACCTACGCTCATCTCTATCCCAAAGACGTAAAAAGGTTGGTTTTAATCAGCACCACCTACAAACTCTTCACTCCTAAACACTCACTTAATTCAAGATTCATCAAAATGGTTATCCTCTCACTTCTTAAAAACTTAGTTCCATCAAGGCATCAATCATACATACGAGACTGGGATTTAATCAGGCTGTTTCGTGAGATTATCAAAACTACACCCTTAGGCTATTCTCTTTCAGTCCTAGGGGCCTTAAGTTTTAATGCCACCAAATATCTGGCAAACATCAGTTGTCCTACTCACGTCATCCATGGGGTAGGGGACAGTGTCATCCCTTATACACTAGCCAAAGAACTAGCTCAAAAGATACCTAAATCAAGCCTAATCTTGGTTCCCCAAGCCAATCATATTATCGTTATCAATCAGCCGCAGACAATCGCCAAGCTGCTACGCAAAGTGGGTCAGTCAATAAAACAGACTGGCATATAA